In the genome of Cutibacterium equinum, one region contains:
- the dapE gene encoding succinyl-diaminopimelate desuccinylase, whose protein sequence is MQLDLAGDLHDLFRDIVDIRSESLHEDRLADAVEESLRALGHLSVTRVGNSIVAATNLGRDSRVLIAGHLDTVPVADNLPSHVETRDDGDYLVGRGTCDMKGGVAVALHLAATLTAPSRDVTWVFYEAEEIAAEHNGLLRLRSHDESLLDCDLAILMEPTNGVIEGGCQGTMRFTLTTEGQAAHSARSWAGRNAIHDLLPILQILQDWQADGDHLVEVDGLTYHEGLNATMVRGGLAGNVVPPEATVQINYRFAPDKTAKQAEQMMRTLFADWRMDVLDLSSPARPGLDQPLAQSFARSVGTTPMPKYGWTDVARFFEMGRPALNFGPGDAMYAHKSDECCKLSSLDDCARALESWLCEDLEGDH, encoded by the coding sequence ATGCAACTCGACCTCGCCGGTGACCTCCACGACCTGTTTCGCGACATCGTGGACATTCGCTCCGAAAGCCTTCATGAGGACCGGCTCGCCGACGCTGTTGAGGAATCCCTGCGAGCTCTTGGCCATCTGAGTGTCACCAGAGTCGGGAACTCGATCGTGGCCGCCACCAACCTGGGCCGGGACTCCCGAGTCCTCATCGCCGGCCATCTTGACACCGTTCCGGTGGCCGACAACCTGCCCAGCCACGTTGAAACCCGCGACGACGGCGACTACCTGGTCGGCAGGGGAACCTGCGACATGAAGGGGGGAGTGGCGGTCGCCCTGCACCTGGCAGCAACCCTGACCGCGCCCAGCCGTGATGTCACCTGGGTGTTCTACGAAGCCGAGGAGATCGCCGCAGAACACAACGGGCTGCTCAGGTTGCGATCCCACGACGAGAGCTTGCTCGACTGTGACCTGGCCATTCTCATGGAGCCCACCAACGGCGTCATCGAGGGAGGCTGCCAGGGGACGATGAGGTTCACCCTGACGACCGAGGGACAAGCCGCCCACTCCGCTCGATCCTGGGCTGGCCGCAATGCCATTCATGACCTGCTGCCGATCCTCCAGATCTTGCAGGATTGGCAGGCTGACGGCGACCATCTCGTCGAGGTCGATGGGCTGACCTACCACGAAGGCCTCAACGCGACGATGGTGCGGGGCGGGCTGGCCGGTAACGTCGTTCCGCCTGAGGCCACGGTGCAGATCAATTACCGGTTCGCCCCCGACAAGACCGCTAAGCAGGCCGAACAGATGATGCGCACCTTGTTTGCCGACTGGAGGATGGACGTCCTTGACTTGTCCTCCCCGGCCCGGCCAGGTCTGGACCAGCCTTTGGCCCAATCCTTCGCCCGATCCGTGGGCACGACCCCGATGCCCAAATATGGCTGGACGGATGTGGCTCGATTCTTCGAGATGGGGCGGCCGGCTCTCAACTTCGGGCCCGGTGATGCGATGTATGCTCACAAATCTGACGAGTGTTGCAAGCTGTCCAGCCTCGACGATTGCGCCCGAGCGTTGGAATCGTGGCTGTGTGAGGATCTGGAAGGAGATCACTGA
- a CDS encoding DivIVA domain-containing protein, whose amino-acid sequence MVWALCGLIIVIIGLAVLAASGKFGQVPAVVDDRPVPDLPEGEVSADDLRSVRFAVVPRGYSMRQVDQLLDRMAAQLEEAHKGDSTDLQDHSSNGTGPDTE is encoded by the coding sequence ATGGTGTGGGCGTTGTGTGGGCTCATCATTGTCATCATCGGATTGGCGGTGCTGGCAGCTTCTGGAAAGTTCGGGCAGGTGCCGGCGGTCGTCGATGATCGTCCCGTCCCGGATCTTCCTGAGGGTGAGGTGAGCGCCGATGACCTGCGTTCAGTTCGCTTCGCGGTGGTGCCGCGGGGCTATTCCATGCGCCAGGTGGATCAGCTCCTCGACCGGATGGCAGCCCAGTTGGAGGAAGCTCACAAGGGGGATTCCACGGACTTGCAGGACCACTCCTCTAACGGAACGGGGCCGGATACGGAATAA
- a CDS encoding DUF3117 domain-containing protein has product MAAMKPRTGDGPMEVTKEGRGIIMRVPVEGGGRLVVELNGDEAQELLTCLKGVVG; this is encoded by the coding sequence ATGGCAGCTATGAAGCCCCGTACCGGAGACGGTCCCATGGAGGTCACGAAGGAGGGCCGTGGCATCATCATGCGCGTTCCAGTCGAAGGTGGCGGTCGGCTGGTTGTTGAACTCAACGGCGACGAAGCCCAGGAACTCCTCACGTGCCTCAAGGGTGTCGTCGGCTGA
- the glgA gene encoding glycogen synthase, protein MYVSVLTREYPPTIYGGAGVHVAQLVPQLRKLIDVDVQCMGEPREGATAHPENYPEGANGALRAFGADLSMVNAIPDEVDLVHSHTWYANLAGLLAGVFHDVPHVISAHSLEPDRPWKAEQLGGGYRLSSWAEKTAYDAADAIIAVSDGMRTDVLRAYPELDPDKVHVVRNGVDTEEFHPVTETDVCREIGMDPDRPSVVFVGRITRQKGLIHLVRAATELDPDTQLVLLAGAPDTPEIGEEFEKAFGQVRASRQAPVIWVSEMLPRPSVRQVLSAATVFACPSVYEPLGIVNLEAMACATPVVASRVGGIPEVVVDGTTGHLVDGVPTDSSTPEQVAAFESAFAAAINNLTRDPQRANAFGTAGRQRCIDEFSWARIAEQTIGVYQAAIKRHNS, encoded by the coding sequence ATGTACGTGTCCGTCCTGACCCGTGAGTACCCCCCTACCATCTACGGAGGCGCCGGCGTCCACGTCGCGCAACTCGTCCCCCAGCTACGCAAGCTCATCGACGTCGATGTGCAGTGCATGGGAGAGCCACGCGAGGGAGCCACCGCCCACCCCGAGAACTACCCAGAAGGCGCCAACGGCGCTCTGCGGGCCTTCGGGGCTGACCTGTCCATGGTCAATGCCATCCCTGACGAGGTCGATCTGGTCCACTCCCACACCTGGTACGCCAATCTCGCTGGCCTGCTGGCCGGCGTCTTCCATGACGTCCCACATGTCATCAGCGCCCATTCCCTGGAGCCCGACAGACCATGGAAGGCCGAACAGCTCGGCGGCGGATACCGATTGTCCTCGTGGGCCGAGAAGACGGCGTACGACGCCGCCGACGCGATCATCGCGGTCTCCGATGGTATGCGCACCGACGTGCTGCGGGCCTACCCCGAGCTCGACCCGGACAAGGTCCACGTCGTGCGCAATGGTGTGGACACTGAGGAGTTCCACCCCGTCACCGAGACCGACGTCTGCCGTGAGATCGGCATGGATCCGGATCGTCCGTCAGTGGTCTTCGTGGGACGCATCACCCGTCAGAAGGGGCTGATTCATCTGGTGCGCGCAGCCACCGAACTCGACCCCGACACCCAGCTCGTCCTCTTGGCCGGAGCCCCGGACACCCCGGAGATCGGCGAGGAGTTCGAGAAGGCTTTCGGCCAGGTGCGCGCTTCCCGTCAGGCCCCGGTCATCTGGGTGTCTGAGATGCTGCCGCGTCCCTCGGTGCGTCAAGTGCTCTCGGCAGCCACGGTCTTCGCATGCCCCTCGGTCTACGAGCCACTGGGCATCGTCAATCTCGAGGCCATGGCCTGCGCCACCCCGGTGGTCGCATCCCGCGTCGGTGGCATTCCGGAGGTCGTCGTCGACGGGACGACTGGTCATCTGGTCGACGGGGTCCCGACCGATTCCTCGACCCCTGAGCAGGTTGCCGCCTTCGAGTCGGCCTTCGCCGCAGCGATCAACAACCTCACCCGCGACCCGCAGCGCGCCAATGCCTTCGGAACCGCTGGTCGTCAGCGCTGCATCGATGAGTTCTCCTGGGCGAGAATCGCCGAGCAGACCATCGGGGTGTACCAGGCTGCCATCAAGCGTCACAACTCCTGA